The Salmo salar chromosome ssa06, Ssal_v3.1, whole genome shotgun sequence sequence cctgattggtggagtgctgcagagatggttgtccttttggaaggttctcccatcgccacacaggagctctggagctctgtcagagtgatcatcgggttcttggtcacctacctgaccaaggcccttctcccccgattgctcagtttggccggctctaggaagagtcttggtttttccaaacgtcttccatttaagaatgattaaggccactgtcttcttggggaccttcaatgctgcagaggtTTTTTAgcaaccttccccagatctgtgtctcgacacaatccatCTACTTACAAACACTCTGCCCTTACATGGGCCTTTACATGACCTTGCACTGTTCCCTTagacaggactgtgtgtgtgggatCTGTCATTCTGTATTTTAATTGGGCTACAATATCTGTCATTTTTTCCTAGGATTAATATCAGATTTTctttttccttctctccctccatctctctctctgcaggtcaGTGGCTGTGTTGACTGAGTGTATGAGAAATAAGGCGTTGGCTAAGTTTTTCCGGGAGCGTCAGGAATCTCTGAGACACTCCCTGCCTCTGGGCTCCTACCTGCTCAAGCCAGTGCAGAGGATCCTCAAGTACCACCTACTGCTGCACGTCAGTAATAcgcgtgctcacacacacacacacacacacacacacacacacagagacatcacACTAGCAAAACCCCACATAAGCCTAACACTCAGACCACGAAGAACTgtgtgtactgtaatatactgtatgtgaagtTAGCCACCAGTCTATTTTTGAACAAGCTAACCCTACTGCCAAGAAATACTGGGCCAACATAGCTGGCTACTGCAGAAACAGATGGTACCCAGTCTAACGTACAGCTATCCATGTACATGACCCACTCTAACACTGGGTGTATTTTCTGTCCCCTGTAGGAGATAGCCAACCACCTGGAGAAGGACACGGAGACATATGAGGTGGTGCAGGAGGCCATAGACACCATGCAGAGAGTGGCCTGGCACATCAATGACATGAAGAGGAAACACGAACACGCCGTCAGGCTGCAGGTAAGACTACACTTACAAATTAACATGCTCACGCACATATACACATGCACATAGGCACACATGCTCACATACCTGCATATGGATTTTTACTATAGTCTGGTCATGGCAATAGACTTATGTAGAGCaggtacaaaaacacacacacacacacacacctgtcatgtTATAAGTTGGTCAACACACACATTTATTCTGCTCCAACAAAGTACATTTGGAATAGTCTGCATCTCAGTGGTTTGAATTAGACTGTGACATTAGTGGCTGTCCACATATCCTCCCATTGTTTCCCTAGCTTTCACCAGTCTAGGCTGCTTTCCAAATGGCAtgctattctctacatagtgcactactttttattaaagccctatgggccctggtcaaaagtagtgcactatatagggaatagtgttccatttgggatgtagactcTGTCTGTCTCCGCTAGGTTATGCAAGACATTGTTTTCCAGGGCTAATGATGGCCTTGCATAACACAGCCGGCAGATAAAAGAGAAAGTAGCTTTATTCAGTGGGGAGGAGGATGATCAGATGAGTGAAGGAATGTGTGTGGAAGTATTTACTTAGGATCTGAGGAAGAGTGCTTAGCTGACCTCTtgcccctgtcctcctcccactcacccactcactcactcactcctctcactcactcactcctctcactcactcactcctctcactcactcactcctctcactcactcactcactcactcactcactcactcctctcactcactcactcctctcactcctctcactcctctcactcctctcactcctctcactcctctccctactctcactcctctcactcctctcactcactctccctcctctccctcctctcactccgctcactccactcactcactcactcactcactcactcactctctcactcactcactcctctcactcactcactcctctcactcactcactcctctcactcactcactcctctcactcctctcactcactctccctcctctcactcactctctccctcccctcttcctcctccttctcttccctcctgCTCTCTCAGGAGATCCAGAGTCTGCTGACCAACTGGAAGGGGCCTGATCTGATTGGCTACGGGGAGCTGGTTCTGGAGGGGACATTCCGTCTGCAGCGGGCCAAGAACGAGCGCACACTCTTTCTGTTCGACAAACTGCTGCTGGTCACCAAGAAACGCGAGGAGGCCTTCACCTACAAAGCCCACATACTGGTCAGTCACAACACTAATGCTAAAATATTTGACAGAAAATACCTCCCAAAACTTCCTAAGGTGTAGCAGTCTTTATACTTGTAACCCAAAGTGAGACTAACCATAGTACTAACCATGTCTCCGTCATTATAGTGTTGTAACCTGATGTTGGTGGAAATCATTCCAAAGGAGCCACTCAGCTTCAGTGTGTTCCACTACAAGAACCCCAAACTACAGCACACCGTACTGGTAaagtaaaactacaccccacaAACCAAAATTACAGCATATTCAACAGTTGATTTTACAGCATAGAGTAAAAGTAGCCTGTGCTATCCCACCTGTGCTTTGCCAAGCCCACCACTCCTACGTGCCCAGACATGTTGAATTGTTAATGGTGAATGAGAAGGGCTTGTTGTTTCTCAACATAAGTGTTTTGGAAGGGACTTCAAACACCACCATAATCTGTTTTATGTAACAACACATAAAAGAGTGGAAGGGCATATCCCATTGTTGTTATGGGTTTATCATAGTCATCATATACTTCGTttcaagctagaatccttaattgaaacactTTCTCCCCGCTCCTGTTTTGCTAAAAAGctaagggatgggcctggagaaattgaaccactctcaaattcatagacagagctatggatgtaaggactgaccatccattatatcaaatgaatagttttaaccatgtttggaggctatacagtgttttgtttacatttgttgtttacaaacattggagtaaaacaagcttatattttgtgtTCTAATGGGGTCCGACTGTTGAACTAAGCTTGTGAGGCATTtagaagttatattcttcaagaatcaatgggtatatatcattcatttataagtaccaaaatgaatgtagcaactaaggattcaaAATATAAAGTCTAGTTTAATGTCTCTCTCCTTGTATCCTCTCTGTTGTGCTCTGTTCCACCCCCAGGCCAAGTCTCAGCAGGACAAACGCATGTGGATCCTACACCTGAAGAGACTCATACTTGAAAACCACCCGGCTAAAATCCCAGCCAAGGTGAGACACGGAGCAAGCAATGTGTGTCCTCGCTAATGACATTAACACAACCTTGAGTGGGAGGAGGTGGAATggtctcactctccctctttcaTTTTCGATCACCCCTCTCGCttggtcttcctctcctcctttctctctttcactttctctctctctccatttttctctctctatctttcttctctccacctctccttggcTCTGGTTCAAATGGAAAATTATGCTTTTGTCTGGGGGAATCCTTGAGAGGGTTCATAGTAATTACAAGAAAGGGATCTCTCGTTAAACTTGATGCTTGTAAAGTTGTCCGGTTCTGTTGGAAAAGACTACTGTCTGGCGCCATCTAGTGTCTGGTAGCCCCATATCTTCAACTGGATTCTGTAGTATGGCGCTCACTTTagtgtttttttatctgttttttaggCCAAGCAGGCCATTTTGGAGATGGATGTTATGCGTAAGTATCCATTTGATATTGGTTGAAGCCTCTTGTGACGATTGTCAGATCATTAAGTTTGTTGGAGTTTATTTGGGTGtttgataacattccctctctcctctgtcctctccagaCCACCCAGGGTTCCACTACAGTCCCGACGGGGACAAGAGGAGTCCCCACACCAAGGAGGGCTCCACCCCTCGACGGGTCCGCAGGAAGTCAGGTGAGAAACAGGAGGGACAGGAACAAGGTACTGTAAATGATCAGTGCTGATGCCAATGGACTGGGCCAGTTTCTCTGACTCTGTGacatgtcctgtctgtctctcctcagaGCCTCTGTCCAAGTTACTGAAGAACGCTAAACATGGTGTCAAGGAAGATGGCTCAAAGGTCAGTTTAAACCCACATTAGTCATTTATGGATGGTGACACAATGCTACAGTTACACAAAGAAACAGTGTTATATCCATATAGATCCTCTTAAGTGAATAGAGGGGCTATGTCATGAACAATCAAAAGTTCCAGAATGGTATGATAATGGGTGCCGTTGTGGTCAAGGAGAAATCGCTGTCTTAACATGCTGTCTAGACAGGGCACACACATGCGCCCTCGCAAGCATATTGAGTAACATTTTCAGATAGTTTAGGTGTTATTTTCAAAGGTTGCTACACTCCTCAATCAAGCACACATTTAACATTCTCTGGCTTATCACCCTCTCTCTGTAGCGGACGAGTCTGGGTGCCACCCTGCTCTCCCCCGTGTCCCAGCTGGCTCTGGGCACTATTGGTCGCAGCCGCAGCCTGGTCAACCAATCACAGGAGTCCCTGGACCCTGGCGACCATTTTGACCATAGCGACAGGGAGGACGGGGAGGAGCCACACCAGCAGGATGCCGACGATGAGGATGACAGTGGCCTGGTGAGTCTCTCCTACCTACCCACAATGCATCCGTTTGACCTCTGAACATCTCCTCATTCAAGTTTATCAGATTTGCCTGATTATATTTCGATCCTTAGCCCCTTGCTCTAGCCTTTTTGCAGGTAAGAAGGAATTAGATAGGTAAAGGCATGTTAATTACACAATTTTCTAACTGTGTGCAGGGTGGGGGAAAGAGGCTGCGAGTCCCAGAGAAGTCTAGCAGGAAGAAGTTGAACCAACAGGCGTCTATGGACAGCAGCATCGACCAATGGAAGACCTTCAACATGAGCGCCTCAGACCTACAGGTGACTGACCCTAACAGTGTGATGTGAATTACTAGTAGGAATAGTTGTGTACAGGACTTAACACAAATTTAATAAAGTTATCGCTAGTACATCTACATTTGCACATTTACAAAATAATGTAatttcccctccctccatctctcctctccagagggCTAACAAATCTCTTCAGGGAGCtcaccaccctcctctcctcaggaCGCCCCGTGTGACAGAGGAACCTCCGGACACCCATGTCCCCTCCATGCTGGTCCCAGGGGGTGACCCCCAGACGGTGGGAAACATCTGGGCGGACCACCGTGTCCGCAGAGCCATGTTCCCTACGCGTCAGCGCACCATGAACCCCGACGAGGAGGACGAGGACATCTACCAGATGTTTGTCCCCACCGAGCCCGGCGGGCAAGAACCAGAACCACTTCCTGTTAGGTTAGAGGTCACATCGTCTCCCAGCAAGACCCAGGGACGACCCTGCAGCTGGCACATGGAGCAGGTGCCCACGGTGCAGATAGACCCCCCATCCACCGGGGACAGCAGAATGCTGCGGAGAGCCAGCAGCGTGGGGGAGAAACAGACTGGTGGCCGACAAAGCCCCCCTGGTCAGGATGATGACCAGGAAGGGATGATCCACGCCGAATCGTCCAGCAACGACATCTCGGGATCGTCGTCGGCCGAGCAGCTGACGCTAGACGACATGGAGAACATTTACGACAACATCAGCTATGAGGACCTGAAGAGCATGGGGCTGATCAGAAGGGAGCAGGAGGGTCGTGTGGCCCAAAGAGAGGCCCCTAGAGACACACAGGGCCCTGGGGCTCTAAACACAGGGGTCACTGGGAGTATTACAGAGCCTCTCATGGAGCCAGACTGCTTGTCTGACAGTAACCACTCCTCCACCACCCAGgagggggtgccatttgggacgtgtgCCCTGAAGATTGTGGAGGAGGAGAACATCTATGATACTATCTGCTTTAGGCAGCCCCCAGCCAAGGGTGACAGGGATAGGGACATACCTGCACAGGAGAGGGACAGTCTGTTGCCGTCTGCCTCTGAGCCTGACCTGACGGGCTGTGAGAGCCTGGGGGGCTTCGTGTCCGAGGAGAGCCTACATTTTGGTGCGGACGAGTGGACGGAGGATAACTCCCATCCAGTCCACGGGACCTCCGAACCGGACTACTACTCCTCATCCGCCTCGGAAACGTTCTCCCAACGTTCCCACACCGGTGACCAGATGTCGGAGCAGGTGGACGAGATATGGAACGATTTGGAAAACTACATCAAGAAGAACGAGAAGAAAGCGGACCGCCTTCCCGCCGCGTTTCCCGTGAGTGCCAGTGAGGCCCCCAAGACCTCGTCGGTCAAGAGCAGCCCCAAAAAGAACAGCTCCCAAAAACACAGCTCCCCCACCAAGAGCCCCCCAGCCCGCAATCCCAACCCTCCCACTGTGACCCCCCCTCACCAATTCACCATCCCCATCCTCAACTTCCCAGAGCTACTCAGAGAGGCTACCTTTGAAGATGAAGATCATTACCCCTCTCCCCTCACTGCCccgtccctccccctccctgccaTCCCAGACCCTGCCCCTTCCGGGACAGTCAAGACCATCCGTAACAGACTGGCCCGCCTCAGCAGTGGCAGCTTCCGTCTGGAGGATGATGATGAGCTGGGGGATCTGCCCCAACGGGACCCCACCCAGAGGGACCCCTCCATCAGGGACCTCCACAGCCTGTTCCCTGGAGAGCTGGCCGGGCTGGGGGGTCTGGACTCCCCCCtggcctcctcttctctccttccaggGGACTCAGTGGACAGCTTCTCCCAGGAGCTCATGGACAAGACCAAAAACCGTGTGTTCTTGATGGCTCGCCAATACAGCCAGAAGATCAAGAAGGCCAACCAGCTGCTCCGCATGAAGAGCATGGACCCCGGCGACATGGGGTCAGGAGGACGCAACAGGGAGGAGAAGAAGCAGCAgaaagacctggagaagaagcagAAAGACCTGGCAGCCATTTTGGAGGATAAGAAGCAAGGCGGCGCTGCCATAGGTAACAAACATATTCAGTAGTTGCTTATACAGTCATGATATGTACAGCTAACTACAGTCAGggccataattattggcacccttgataaagatgagcaaaaaagactgtatataattaatacaaatactgagctatattgcatGCAAAATTTAAAtagaaaatacattattttatactaacacaattgctcagagaaatagattttgtttaacaagtaataaaaaaaGATAGGGGTGTAAAGGTTTGGCAGCCTGTTTCCAGTACTCGCTACCCTCGCCAAGATAACGACACTGAgacattttctaaaatgttttctttaggagattggagaacacattgggagggatcttagaccattgttccatacagaatatttccagatccttaatatttattattattattatttacattttgtatatatttttaacctttatttaactaggtaagtcagttaagaacaaattcttatttacaatgacggcctaccaaaaggcctcctgcggggacgggggctgggattcaatttttttaatacactgctcaaaaaaataaagggaacacttaaacaacacaatgtaactccaagtcaatcacacttctgtgaaataaaactgtccacttaggaagcaacactgattgacaataaatttcacatgctgttgtgcaaatggaatagacagcaggtggaaattataggcaattagcaagacaccccgaataaaggagtggttctgcaggtggggaccacagaccacttctcagttcctatgcttcctggctgatgttttggtcacttttgaatgctggcggtgctttcactctagtggtagcatgagacagagtctacaacccacacaagtggctcaggtagtgcagctcatccaggatggcacatcaatgcgagctgtggcaagaaggtttgctgtgtctgtaagcgtagtgtccagagcatggaggcgctaccaggagacaggccagtacatcaggagacgtggaggaggtcaacaacccagcagcaggaccgctacctccgcctttgtgcaaggaggagcaggaggagcactgctagagccctgcaaaatgacctccagcaggccacaaatgtgcatgtgtctgctcaaacggtcagaaacagactccatgagagtggtatgagggcccgacgtccacaggtgggggttgcgcttacagcccaacaccgtgcaggacgtttggcatttgccagagaacaccaagattggcaaattcgccctggcgccctgtgctcttcacagatgaaagcaggttcacactgagcacacgtgacagagtctggagacgccgtggagaacgttctgctgcctgcaacatcctccagcatgaccggtttggcggtgggtcagtcatggtgtggggtggcatttctttggggggccgcacagccctccatgtgctcgccagaggtagcctgactgccattaggtaccgagatgagatcctcagaccccttgtgagaccatatgctggtgtggttggccctgggttcctccaaatgcaagacaatgctagacctcatgtggctggagtgtgtcagcagttcctgcaagaggaaggcattgatgctatggactggcccgcctgttccctagacctgaatccaattgagcacatctgggacatcatgtctcgctccatccaccaacgccacgttgcaccacagactgtccaggagttggcggatgctttagtccaggtctgggaggagatccctcaggagaccatccgccaactcatcaggagcatgcccaggtgttgcagggaggtcatacaggcacgtggtggccacacacactactgagcctcattttgacttgttttaggacattacatcaaagttggatcagcctgtagtgtggttttccactttaattggttttccactttaatccAGAGGCATTTGAAGCTCCCTCCCGCTGTTcagagaccatcccctggcattttctacaaggaATCTGCCTCCAGAAAAAAGCTTCTCcaaagtgggtgtgacacctactcccgttgcctgctgcactgctgcttagattccacctggcgatctgttcaccgtctgccctggcccgtctccctgtctggtacaggtagcCTCGCCACACTACCCactctctcccgagctttcgctcAGCTCCAGCACTCACGCACTGTTGGGGTGAGTGACTGTGagactctcctgccattgttgggctcaaAGGCTTTGACACCTGTCACTTCACACcacagtgctaattgaagttgtatctgttctgtcctagcaagcttggtagcttatggactgccctcttcaattcaaaccacaggttgtTAATGGGATTCAAGATCGCCATTTGCTTCCAATGGTCATGGTGCCCTTGTTAAGGTCTACAGCATCAAGAACTttagtaccaggacattttagccaaaaacccggttgcctctgccaggaagcTGACACTTCAGTGgccacaagtggatcttccagcaagacaaatAACCCCAAAATCCACAAAGTGGTTAATTGACCACATAAATACATATGACCAcatatgtatttatatgtatttattttacctttaactaggcaagtcagttaagaacaaattcttattttcaatgacagcctaggaacagtgggttaactgccttgttcaggggcagaacgacagatttgtaccttgtcagctcgaggattcaaacttgcaacctttcggttactagcctaacgctctaaccactaggctaccctgccgccccattgcaatggccatctcagtctccggacttgaacccaattgaaaacctgtggtttgaattgaagaggccagatctggaaatattctgtatggaggaatagtCTATCGTCCCCAACGTGTTTTCCAATCTAATAAAATACTTTAGTAAAAGGCTCAGTGTTGTTATCCTCGTAAGGGGAGAGGGTGCTAGAGTATTGAAAAtaggggtgccaatcatttttagAATAGTTTTTTTTACTTGTTGAACAAAATCTATTTTTCTGAGCAATGTATTTCCCAATTTTATactatattttttgctcatctttatcaagggtgccaataatgttGGACCTGACTGTGTTTGGTTAATAAAAGGACTAGACATGAATTCTGTGTATTTTATTAAGGtcactttctccctctgtctccttattctctcattcattctctctctctctctctctctctctctctctttctctctttctctttctcaggtGCGAGGATAGCCGAGTACTCCCAGCTCTATGACCAGGTGATGTTTAAAGACCCTCCAGGTCAGGGCTCCAGCAGCCCGGGCCCTCCTGGCTCGCACCATGCCCACCCAGGGCTGGcctcctccccatccctgccTGAGACCTGCTCCTCCCTGGGCCTAGGACTTGAGGATGACTGGCTCCTCTCCACCTACAGCAACGGGGAGCTGGCCAGCTTTGTGTCGGAGATACGGTCCTCCACCCCCCAGTGCAGGCTCACAGCAGCCTGCTCCGTCCCCACCCTAAAGATCCTACCTCCCTCCCCAGAGACCTCACCCACCCAGCGGTGGAGCTCTTGTGTCTCCGCCCCCAGTGAGAAGGAGGAGCATGTGTACAGTTCTATTAAACGACACACCTCCTTTAACTCCGCCTCCtcttcctcgtcctcctctaaaCCACCTACCAGCCGCTGCCAGTCTATCTGCTCACTGGGCGACCGGCAGCAGGAGAAGGAGAATGAACTTACCGGGTCCAACCGTGGCCCGGCTGTGGTCCAGAGTTCCTCAGAGAGACTCCATTGTCTCAGTAGTCTGGGCCGGGCCGGTCGGCAGAGCAGCCTCCCAGAGCGGTCCAGTTGCGGTCACGGTCACTCTGACCTCACCCTGCAAGACGGTCAGCAGGTGGTGGTCCTGAACCGTGCCTCCGCGCTGAGCATGCTCACAGCCACCCAGAACTACCTGGCCAACTTCAAGGACAAGGGAGACGATGATGACGACGATTACGTGGAGATCCGCTCTGAGGATGAGAGTGAGCGGGATCAGGACTGCTCTGGGCAGCGTAacaacggtggtggtggtggtggctccAGAGGGCCAGCCCAGACCCAGAGTCTGCCCTGCACCCCGTCGAGGTCCTCCTGTGGGCTGACGGACCGGGAGCGTCTGCAGGAGTACCTCTGGGCGGAGCAGCCGGCACAGCAGAACCAGCCCAACATCGTCCAGTCACTCAGAGAGAAGTTCCAATGCCTCAGCTCCAGTAGCTTCGCCTGAGTTGCCATGACCACCCATAACACACCACCATATGAACATACTAGTAGATGTAGTTTAAGCAGGTCTGTAGCTTTGCCTGTCTCATCATAACAACAAATAACACTAAACAGCTGGAGTTTTGTTGACAAGGAATGACACACTAAATGGTCAATTCAACACACTACTGTACGCACAACACTACACACGACACAGGTCTTTAGCTTTGCCAGAGTCTTCAGGACAAAAAAGTTCCAATATGCATTTTTGCCTGATTCACCGGTACAACGTCACACGCTACATGCAATACTGCAGCTTTGCCAAAGTCACATGGTCAAATTTCAACATATCACAAAACAACATGCCAAATACTGCACTTGAGTAGTCATGGCAACATACATGTACAGGAACATATTAGTACTACAGAGGCACTCCACCGCCACAGCACTTCCTTACAATCTTCCATGTCAAGCAGATTGACTTCCGTATCTATTTTAGATAAGTTGAAATATAACTATGAAACGGTCAAAGTTATCATTTTAGCAAACTGTGGATGATACTGCTGAGTACAACAGTGTGGCAAGTGGCTCAGAGTGTATGGACTTAACAATTTAAAGGGAAGCATACAGACCATCTTTTAGAG is a genomic window containing:
- the LOC106607972 gene encoding pleckstrin homology domain-containing family G member 1 isoform X3, with protein sequence MDSSPDSAERPISYGSTSSSASSRDSHCSLGSRSTLGPSPHCHPAPDQDSGAIRLELVPARQLGCGDEEERNIGGTDAGKGTVRLVSAQTPQSDTKAGERSSPGPRVQYVDRVVQEIMDTERTYVLDLQSIVQDYLECISNQSCLALSSEERGSLFGNIRDIYHFNRDLLHDLEKCNSDPVAIAECFVAKSEEFHIYTQYCTNYPRSVAVLTECMRNKALAKFFRERQESLRHSLPLGSYLLKPVQRILKYHLLLHEIANHLEKDTETYEVVQEAIDTMQRVAWHINDMKRKHEHAVRLQEIQSLLTNWKGPDLIGYGELVLEGTFRLQRAKNERTLFLFDKLLLVTKKREEAFTYKAHILCCNLMLVEIIPKEPLSFSVFHYKNPKLQHTVLAKSQQDKRMWILHLKRLILENHPAKIPAKAKQAILEMDVMHHPGFHYSPDGDKRSPHTKEGSTPRRVRRKSEPLSKLLKNAKHGVKEDGSKRTSLGATLLSPVSQLALGTIGRSRSLVNQSQESLDPGDHFDHSDREDGEEPHQQDADDEDDSGLGGGKRLRVPEKSSRKKLNQQASMDSSIDQWKTFNMSASDLQRANKSLQGAHHPPLLRTPRVTEEPPDTHVPSMLVPGGDPQTVGNIWADHRVRRAMFPTRQRTMNPDEEDEDIYQMFVPTEPGGQEPEPLPVRLEVTSSPSKTQGRPCSWHMEQVPTVQIDPPSTGDSRMLRRASSVGEKQTGGRQSPPGQDDDQEGMIHAESSSNDISGSSSAEQLTLDDMENIYDNISYEDLKSMGLIRREQEGRVAQREAPRDTQGPGALNTGVTGSITEPLMEPDCLSDSNHSSTTQEGVPFGTCALKIVEEENIYDTICFRQPPAKGDRDRDIPAQERDSLLPSASEPDLTGCESLGGFVSEESLHFGADEWTEDNSHPVHGTSEPDYYSSSASETFSQRSHTGDQMSEQVDEIWNDLENYIKKNEKKADRLPAAFPVSASEAPKTSSVKSSPKKNSSQKHSSPTKSPPARNPNPPTVTPPHQFTIPILNFPELLREATFEDEDHYPSPLTAPSLPLPAIPDPAPSGTVKTIRNRLARLSSGSFRLEDDDELGDLPQRDPTQRDPSIRDLHSLFPGELAGLGGLDSPLASSSLLPGDSVDSFSQELMDKTKNRVFLMARQYSQKIKKANQLLRMKSMDPGDMGSGGRNREEKKQQKDLEKKQKDLAAILEDKKQGGAAIGARIAEYSQLYDQVMFKDPPGQGSSSPGPPGSHHAHPGLASSPSLPETCSSLGLGLEDDWLLSTYSNGELASFVSEIRSSTPQCRLTAACSVPTLKILPPSPETSPTQRWSSCVSAPSEKEEHVYSSIKRHTSFNSASSSSSSSKPPTSRCQSICSLGDRQQEKENELTGSNRGPAVVQSSSERLHCLSSLGRAGRQSSLPERSSCGHGHSDLTLQDGQQVVVLNRASALSMLTATQNYLANFKDKGDDDDDDYVEIRSEDESERDQDCSGQRNNGGGGGGSRGPAQTQSLPCTPSRSSCGLTDRERLQEYLWAEQPAQQNQPNIVQSLREKFQCLSSSSFA
- the LOC106607972 gene encoding pleckstrin homology domain-containing family G member 1 isoform X1; translation: MKNSFSPVRVNNFSRTGCRRLGRPKKANDYTDALPPLPEIPDAGSVLSSVGVPGRFRHTDIHHTPLRYCSAHSMDSSPDSAERPISYGSTSSSASSRDSHCSLGSRSTLGPSPHCHPAPDQDSGAIRLELVPARQLGCGDEEERNIGGTDAGKGTVRLVSAQTPQSDTKAGERSSPGPRVQYVDRVVQEIMDTERTYVLDLQSIVQDYLECISNQSCLALSSEERGSLFGNIRDIYHFNRDLLHDLEKCNSDPVAIAECFVAKSEEFHIYTQYCTNYPRSVAVLTECMRNKALAKFFRERQESLRHSLPLGSYLLKPVQRILKYHLLLHEIANHLEKDTETYEVVQEAIDTMQRVAWHINDMKRKHEHAVRLQEIQSLLTNWKGPDLIGYGELVLEGTFRLQRAKNERTLFLFDKLLLVTKKREEAFTYKAHILCCNLMLVEIIPKEPLSFSVFHYKNPKLQHTVLAKSQQDKRMWILHLKRLILENHPAKIPAKAKQAILEMDVMHHPGFHYSPDGDKRSPHTKEGSTPRRVRRKSEPLSKLLKNAKHGVKEDGSKRTSLGATLLSPVSQLALGTIGRSRSLVNQSQESLDPGDHFDHSDREDGEEPHQQDADDEDDSGLGGGKRLRVPEKSSRKKLNQQASMDSSIDQWKTFNMSASDLQRANKSLQGAHHPPLLRTPRVTEEPPDTHVPSMLVPGGDPQTVGNIWADHRVRRAMFPTRQRTMNPDEEDEDIYQMFVPTEPGGQEPEPLPVRLEVTSSPSKTQGRPCSWHMEQVPTVQIDPPSTGDSRMLRRASSVGEKQTGGRQSPPGQDDDQEGMIHAESSSNDISGSSSAEQLTLDDMENIYDNISYEDLKSMGLIRREQEGRVAQREAPRDTQGPGALNTGVTGSITEPLMEPDCLSDSNHSSTTQEGVPFGTCALKIVEEENIYDTICFRQPPAKGDRDRDIPAQERDSLLPSASEPDLTGCESLGGFVSEESLHFGADEWTEDNSHPVHGTSEPDYYSSSASETFSQRSHTGDQMSEQVDEIWNDLENYIKKNEKKADRLPAAFPVSASEAPKTSSVKSSPKKNSSQKHSSPTKSPPARNPNPPTVTPPHQFTIPILNFPELLREATFEDEDHYPSPLTAPSLPLPAIPDPAPSGTVKTIRNRLARLSSGSFRLEDDDELGDLPQRDPTQRDPSIRDLHSLFPGELAGLGGLDSPLASSSLLPGDSVDSFSQELMDKTKNRVFLMARQYSQKIKKANQLLRMKSMDPGDMGSGGRNREEKKQQKDLEKKQKDLAAILEDKKQGGAAIGARIAEYSQLYDQVMFKDPPGQGSSSPGPPGSHHAHPGLASSPSLPETCSSLGLGLEDDWLLSTYSNGELASFVSEIRSSTPQCRLTAACSVPTLKILPPSPETSPTQRWSSCVSAPSEKEEHVYSSIKRHTSFNSASSSSSSSKPPTSRCQSICSLGDRQQEKENELTGSNRGPAVVQSSSERLHCLSSLGRAGRQSSLPERSSCGHGHSDLTLQDGQQVVVLNRASALSMLTATQNYLANFKDKGDDDDDDYVEIRSEDESERDQDCSGQRNNGGGGGGSRGPAQTQSLPCTPSRSSCGLTDRERLQEYLWAEQPAQQNQPNIVQSLREKFQCLSSSSFA